The genomic stretch taaaaccatacttTCTGACTGAATTGTTGGTTAAAAAGTAACTCTATCCTATAATAAGAAACGAGAACATTAACATGATCCAATAACCCATAGAAGGACGTGGTACATGGACAAAGGTTTGGACGTAGGAAACTTTCTGAGGTGAACTTTAGGAAGCAGCTGCTGGTCTGTTTACGTCGGAACTTGGATGAGTCTGACGGTAACCCTGatgtgttgtgttgtattgtgttgttgtgtttccctGCAGAGTTTAATCAGTCTCCTGGTACTAATTAACAAAGCGTCActgtaacaacagaaacaaacactgagCTCAGCGTTACGGGACAAACACTGCCGTTGTTTTCCACCGCTGACCTGCTCCAAGCTGACGACTTCCTGTTTCCATTCTGTAAGACGTGAACAACAAACGGCAATTTTAGATTCACCCACCAAAAAGTCATGAATGTAGCATCTTAGATGACTGTTCACCACTTTAAAACCATCTTTAGTGACTAATTTAACTTCAGCATGACCAACACAGACTCAAGTCTTCACcacaaacatcaaaaaaacCCTCCAAACTTACTCACTGACGTTCCTCAAACTTCCCCAAAGTGATAAAAACTTGTCCAGATTGACCCAAATATTGTCTAGAATCAGGCAGTCTGTCCAAAAAAACATGCCCCTTGTCAAAAATAACTTGGAAAATTTTTCAAAAGATCTCAAGACTTGTCCAAGATACAGAAACTTGACCCAACTATAGTCTAGAACTACCCCAAATCTGTCCAAGGTGAtgaaaaatggtccaaaacaacatgaaagctgCCAAATAGCTCAAAAAATCTTAGATGACTCAGTTGGTCACTTAAAATAGTATTTAGTCAATTAGTTTACCTTCAACATGACCAACACTGATTAAGGTCTTCACcacaaacatcaaaacaactcTCCAAAATTACTCACTGACGTTACTCAAACTTccccaaaatcacaaaaacttaTCTGGATTGATCCAAATATTGTCTAGAATCATTTAAAGTCTATCCAGAATGGCAAAAAGCTTGTCCTTGGTCAAAATAAATTAGAAGATTGTCCAAAAAccctcaaaacttgtccaaaatgacagaaacttgACCCAAATATAGTccagaatgacccaaaatctgtccaaggagaccaaaaatggtccaaaatcactcagaaattgtctaaaacaacatgaaagctgTCAAATGACTCTTGTCTAGAATCACTCAAAATCTGCCCAGAGTGGCAAAAAACTGGTCCCTTGGATCATTGTCAAAAAACCTCAGAACTTTACCGAAATGACAGAAACTTGACGCAAGCATAGTCCAGAATTACCCAAAATCTGCCCAAGGtgacaaaaattgtccaaaatcactcagaaattgtctaaaacaacatgaaagctgTCAGAATTCTCTTGTCTAGAATCACTAAAAACCTGTTCCTTGTTAATAATCATTTGGATCATTGACCAAAAACActtgaaacttgttcaaaatgacagaaacttgACCCAAATATATTccagaatgacccaaaatctGTCCAAGGTGACTGAAATGGTCCAAAACAACACGAAAGCTGCAAAAGCTCTTAAACTTTTAGATGATTCTGTTTGCCACTTTAAATAGCGTTTATTCTGCAGTCAACTAGTTTAACTTCAGCATGGACACTGATCCAAACTTTCACCACATACATCAGCACTAATTAGTCATTAGTTATTAAaggtttacattttatttgatgcataaaacaacaacagcatggTCCTGCCACTGGATTTACTCGTCCACAATTTAAAACTTACTcaaaaagacttttaaaaacgTTTGTAAATACCTTGAAACGTGTCCAGAGTGTCCAGTAAAACCACAATAGCGGTTAACAAAAGAATTAGTTTTTTATCAACATTCAAACAGACTTCAGTTCCCAGAGAAaacataattccttaaaagtttccctcattaaatttttttttttaaatcccccaaatttgggaagaaaattcttgcaaatattttcaaaaaaatgagtaaaagtcttccaaaaacatcctaaaaatatctaaagtgattccatatatatcagtaaaacatctaatattttctttaagaacattcacaaaaaaatcaaccaatatcCAGCgaaattcttttaaaatctttttttcccaccaaaaaatgttttaaaaaaaattgtcccttttttgttttgttttgtgtttgtctgatttttgtcattttgtgtctcatttttgttgttttttttggctggcttttgtcatttctctcatgtttttgtcattttttgtctcatttttgtcatgttttgccttgggtttttttgtggggtttttttgtcatttgtctcattttttggtggttttgtttcccaaaaatgtcgaaaatgtggacatgaaaagtttcattttgaaaatttatttttttccccacattttcaaactttaaaatggatcaatttgaaatccaaaaattcagcaaaaacattccccaaatttctgaaaatttgcaaaaccttcaggaagaaaattccaataattcataaaaagtttcccttaaaaattgtatttttaaaaaaaaaaaaaatcccccaaatttggcaagaaaaatcttgtaaatattttcaaaaatgagtaaaaatcttttgaaaaaatcctaaaaatgtctaaagtgattacctgaccaaagtgacaaaaacatgtcaaaaatgatccaaatattGTCTAGAATCACAAAAAATCTGTctaaagtgataaaaaaaaaaaacacgtataaaataacacaaaacatgtcaaaaatgacttgaaactcatCCTCGATTTGAAATTTGTTTTAGAACTGGTCACAAAGTCAGTCACATTAAAACATCCTTTAGTtcccaggaaaaaaaataacacagctgGCTTATTATCAGCCTTCAAATGTTTACTAGCTTCATTAGCCAGTGTTCAAATGTTGTTAGCTTTAGCTGCTGAGAGGTCCGTACATGCTAACACTGATGttctagctagctagctagctaacaaacTACACCTGTGttcatacatttaaaacatatttttcactcATAAGGGAGAAAATAAAGAGCTAGCATAGTTGCCAGGAGTAATTGTTTACTAATAATTTTAGCCAGTGAGCACAGTGTGTTAGCTTTAGCTGCATAGACTTCCTTAAATGTTAGCTtgaaaaaattgtccaaaatggcaaaaatctgtccaaattGACCCAAAAATAGTCCAGAAGTCGCCAAAATCTatacaaactaacaaaaacctgcccaaatgactcaaaattttgtccaaaatgactggaaatttgtccaaactgacaaaaaaagtattaaaatggACCCAAATATTATCTAGAAtcactcaaaatctgtccaaaggGACAAAACGTATCTAAATTGTCCAaacatccaaaattacttggaAAAGTGCCCAAACTtaatcaaaaattgtccaaaatgatgaaaatttgCCTAATTTCACCCAAATACAGTCCAGaattatttggaaaaatgtccaaaacagcATGCTGTCCAAAGGGACttgaaaaatgcacaaaataaggTGAGAGTTGTCCAAAGGCCAAAACCTTGTACAAAATGAATGGGGAAAATGGCAGAAATTTCTCCAAATTGACCCCCAAATAGTCCAGAAGTATCCAAAATCTATACAAACTAACAAAgacttgcccaaaatgactgtTCCAAATCACGAATGACTTTAAAACCCACGtctaaaacaacatgaaacttCTCCATAAAACTGTCTAAAACTCCTTGAGACTTTGTTCAGAACCCTGAACCCAAACGTGTCCAGAACTAGTTGAAGGTTGGAGCAGTGAGCTGAATGGTGGAGCTGATGGTTTCTATGGCCACCATGAGGATGCTACAGAGAACACATCCATCCCTGATGAATTCTTCTCGTTATAAAAGTTGAGGTTGTGGTCGTCTGCCAGAAGGTTTGTCTGGTTCCTGGTCTGAAGAAGAACCAGAGAAACAGCCGGTAATCATTTAAAGACTTTCATGTTTTAACAGAGATTGAAAGCAGCTCATTCACCAGATATTTCCCGGTTTTGCTTCAGGCTGATGGAGAACTTGACGTTGAACAGCTTCACGCTGCAGCTGGAAGGCATCAAGGTGACGGAGGTTTCCATGTAccccgtcttcttcttcttcttcttctcctacCTGTTCATCATGGTCGTCAATGTCGGCATCGTGGTTCTGGTCTTCCTGGACAAGAACCTCCACCAGCCGATGTACCTGCTGTTCTGCAACCTGCCCTTCAACGACGTCCTCGGTAACTCCATCATGGTTCCTCGGCTGCTGGTCGACGTCCTGTTGCCTCCGTCCAAACGCCTCATCAGCTACTATGAGTGTGTGGTCCAGGCCTTCACCACCCACATGTTCGGCACCACCTCCCACACCGTGCTCATGATCATGGCGTTCGACAGGTACGTGGCTATCTGCAACCCGCTGCGCTACGCCGCCATCATGACCAACAGGATGGTGCTGAAGCTGACGGCGTCGGCCTGGGGGGTCGCCTTTGTCCTGGTCGGGGTTCTGCTGGGTCTGACCGTCCGTCTGAACCGCTGCCGAACTCTGATCACCAACCCGTTCTGCGACAACGCCTCACTGTTCAAGCTGTCCTGCGATAGCGTGTTCATCAACAACGTGTACGGGCTGACGTTCACCGTGGTTCTATTCAGCGCCTCCATCGGCACCATGGTTCTGACCTACACCAGGATCACTGTGGTCTGTCTGACCAGCAGGAACAAGTCTCTGAACAGCAAAGCCCTGAAGACCTGCAGCACTCACCTGTTCGTCTACCTGGTCATGTTCTTCTGCGGGACGCTCATCATCGTGCTGCACCGCTTCCCCCAGTACTCCGACTACAGGAAGATGTCGGCCATCCTGTTCCACATCATCCCTGGCAGCCTGAACCCCATCATCTACGGAGTTCAGTCCAAAGAGGTCCGCAAGTTCCTGTCCAGGTTGATCCCGTCCAGTAAGGTTTCATCCTCCTGATGGCTACAAACGAGTCTGTTTCAGACATGAACTAACGTGGAGATTATTCAGTTCCTGTtgttaaatcttttattttccatctcAGAAACACGTAGCATCAAAACTTCACGTCGGATTCCCTCGATCCCAACAGAACCCACAagtttaagtttgttttttacccTGAAATGAAGTgatctgtgttttttcatccaTAATGAACTTTATTATGGCTGAAAGTGTTGAAATCTGGGTTTCATCTTCAGATCGCAGTTAAATAGTTGAACGTCCACGAAGGTTTGATCctcattttaatgcaaatacGAACAAGAAATGAGTCTGATTTTGATCTTTTAAtcatcattttaatgacaaagtGTCAGATATGAATCAATGTGGAGATTGTTCAGGTTCCTTTtgttaaatcttttattttccatctcAGAAACACGTAGCATCAAAGCTTCACATCAGATTCCCTCGATCCCAACAGAACTGagaagtttgtttgttttttactgtaaaataaaacgatctatgtgtttttcatccatAATTAACTTTATTATGGTTGAAAGTGTTGAAATCTAGGTTTGATCCTCACTTTAATGCAAACATGAACAAGAAATGAGCCTGATTatctgtttttaatatttacctCAATGATAAAGTGGCAGAAATCTAATAATATGTGGAGattattcagattttcagatgttccaccttttttttctgttttatccaCAAATAGCATGAAAAAtaccttcagttttttttattccaacagaacagagaataattcagttgttttgttaaacataattctgatttttaagactttttttttggttttccatAAAATTATTTATGAGAAGTTGTCACAACTGTAAATCCAGAAAGGTTTGATCCTCATTTTAATACAAATACGAACAAGAAATAAGCctaatttttatcttttaatcaTCATTTTAATGATAAAGTGGCAGATATAAAATAATATGTGGagattattcagattttttgaagttccatctttttttgctcagtttcaTCCACATACAGCATGAAAAATAACTTCAGATTTATTCTATtccaaaataaatgtatttttccatgaaatgatgtaaataaTTCTAATTCGACACAGAAAAGATGCAGCTCTGTATGTTTTTACATCAATAATGAACATTATCGAGGTTGATGGCGCTGATTTCTGGGTTTCAAAGGTTTTTATCCTAATTTTAATGCAAACACAAGAAagaaatgttccttttttttaaaatcttttattcattatttaaatgATAAAGCAGCAGATATGAACTAACATGCAGATTATTCAGATTTGCTTCcattaaatgatttaatattcagtttttatcCATTTCAGCCGCACTTTGAATGAAAGATCTTCTGTCACACTGAGAATAATTCTGTTTTAGTTGAATATTTGTCTGATATTTAAGCTTTTTATTCTAATAATTGTGACAGAATTCAGCAGAAACATTGATCTATAAGTTTAtcataaatatgttaaatatgttaagatttttattcatcctCATTTAATCTCAGTCCAAACAGGAAGTGTGTCTGTTTCAGAGACGTCCTCTAATATCtgcagattttcactgtttttatttatcgcAGTAattaaagttgtattttgttgtttttctctcctgtcTTTATCACATCTTGTCCACCAGaataaatgactgtaaaaaaagctgctgaatcctgtctgtttattttaaaatatatttaaaaactgtaaaatctggaGCCACAAATAGGAACGACCGATGAAGCTCTGACtagaatattaataataataataatttcacaCCGATGCGTCAGACGTTAAGTTAAATGATGTTTTCTTAATTAAGGGGTTATAATTTATCACATTTAGCTGCCTCTGAATAAACGTTCCTCGTAAAAATCTGAGCTGccttttcatttattctttatAGTTTTAGGTGTTTTACTGCTGCGtgcgttttaaaaaaaatgacaagaaacaagaaaaggtCATTTACAGAAAGCATCAGTTAATGttgaagtaaaaacagaaacagctggaagTCGAGTCgcagaaataaacagtaaacTTCATGTTCTACGACGGTATTTGAATAACTCACTAACATCTGTTTATGTAGAAATTCTGCACAAAAAATAGTAAACGAAGTCACCGTTGTTTAAAaccacattaaaaacaacagacagaaataaacttTACTAATCTGTGTAAGGAGTTTAAATATTCCCGTTAAAGCCATGTGTAATAATATAACATGTAAAGTACATggttaatttaaatattaacattaaaatccTAAATTATTATATCTCTtacaaatacagtattttaaaagtttaaattaaaagaaaatatatacatacatgaaAAACCCAAAGAATTCATAGAACCAACAGCACAGTGGAGAAATACTATAAAATATACTATATAAACACTCTGTTACAAGTAAAGTCATGGATTTTTATTCATAGCTgagttaaaacacaaaaaaggaggaacaaaatgagagaaatgaagcacaaaataagaaaaaaagaaataaaatgaggaaaacaagacaaaatgagagaaacatgaaataaaatgagagaaaaaagacagtaaatgagagaaatgaggcaaaaagttagaaaaaataaactagagaaatgagacaaaataagaaaaacaaggcataaaatcagaaatattcagaaacaaatgagactcaaaatgaatgaaataagacaataaatgagagacatgaggcacaaaatgggaaacatttggcaaaaaaaatgaaaaacaacacacaaaatgagaaaaataaggcaagaaattaagaaaacaacaaaaaatagaaatccaaaacaaaatgagaaacattagacaaaaaattaaaaatgagacacaaaatgagaaacattgggcaaaaattagaaaaaaatagagaaatgaggcacaaaatgagaaaaacaacaaaaaagtcagagaaaactgaaactaaatgaaaaaatgagacaaaaaattagaaaaacaacactcaaaatgagagaaatgagggacaggatgagaaaaacaacaaaaatgagagaaaaccagaacaaatgagaaaatgagacacaaattgagaAATATTAGGCAAAAAATTTGAAACAAATGAGACTCTAAATGAGAGAaatgagacaataaaatgagagaaatgagacacaaaatgagaaaatgagacaataaatgaaagaaataagacagtaaatgagaaaaatgagacaataaatgagagaaatgagacaataaaaaaatgagattgTCTCTCATAGAGTTTTTTGAAACGATACAGTAAACATGAATAAACAGTTTGTTGAGCCTCCattttatttaatctgtggacaaatggtgtaaaataatgaatcagTGAAATGagattttctgatttatggaaCCAGAATGAAATCAAAGTTAACAGGAAGTTGTTAACGTGTTGCCTAGCAACGGCTGCCGACTGCTAGAGGAAGCTGATAAAGAATCTGGTGTTTGTTTGAGACTCAGACAGATGGAGGTTTGATCTCTGCTGCTTCAGTCTTTACTGCCAGAAAACATCTCAAACCACCTCTGAACATCACTTCTGGTGTCTTAGATTTAGAAAGAGAACATCTTATTAGTTCTCTGCCTCTAAACGAATTGATTCTGAATCTTTCAGATGCTTCGTCTGGTTTGAACGTTGGAGGAGTCGAGACGTTTCCACCTTCAGATCTTCCATTTCTATCATTCTGCTGATTCgatgtgtcgttttgtgtctctttgttctctaaagttgcatcattttttaatgAGTTTATGTCTTCTAGAAACATTCTGACAGATCTTAAATCATGTTTTTGGTCTGTCTGGAACCATTTTTATGATATTTAAGTTTGTTTATACCATGAAATGAAgcaatctgtgtgtgtttttaaccaTAATTAACACCATTATGGCTGAAAGTGTTGAAATCTGAGTTTGATCCTCATTTTAATACAAATATGAACAAGAATGAGcctgatttttcatcttttaatcATCATTTTAATGATAAAGTGGCAGATATGTAATAATATGTGCAGAATATTCAGATTTATTAGGTGTACAACCTTTATTTCCTCAGTTTCATCCACATACAGCATGAAAAATAACTTCAGATTTCTTCTATTCCAACAGAACTGAGAATAATTCTGGatatttttc from Amphiprion ocellaris isolate individual 3 ecotype Okinawa chromosome 14, ASM2253959v1, whole genome shotgun sequence encodes the following:
- the LOC111568027 gene encoding olfactory receptor 146-like; the encoded protein is MENLTLNSFTLQLEGIKVTEVSMYPVFFFFFFSYLFIMVVNVGIVVLVFLDKNLHQPMYLLFCNLPFNDVLGNSIMVPRLLVDVLLPPSKRLISYYECVVQAFTTHMFGTTSHTVLMIMAFDRYVAICNPLRYAAIMTNRMVLKLTASAWGVAFVLVGVLLGLTVRLNRCRTLITNPFCDNASLFKLSCDSVFINNVYGLTFTVVLFSASIGTMVLTYTRITVVCLTSRNKSLNSKALKTCSTHLFVYLVMFFCGTLIIVLHRFPQYSDYRKMSAILFHIIPGSLNPIIYGVQSKEVRKFLSRLIPSSKVSSS